The Humulus lupulus chromosome 3, drHumLupu1.1, whole genome shotgun sequence genome window below encodes:
- the LOC133824083 gene encoding uncharacterized protein LOC133824083 — MFGGALVEGSGRRLPQWMLGRPDQVEKSGKTTEAHTKQSEEGPSSQTVTKSLGKGSLLVEKEKGLQSLDVLVKCRTKKRKLKAKQVNADSDTDISEDEQDKKSNRTRRKMSKPASQKRGKTKKFGLNSIEELDIQPLSEGDDFELTVDDLMTIAEEYVRANKDTEQEQEGKGKSDSRSRPSTTVSSSKESKDCKRSSATNDNISSFIQTSTTNDFSASCKANDSSSATEEIGIKAGGTGDPAHDMLNLFLGPLLRNL; from the exons ATGTTTGGGGGAGCTCTTGTAGAGGGAAGTGGGCGGCGGTTACCGCAATGGATGCTGGGAAGACCTGATCAAGTGGAGAAGTCTGGTAAAACAACAGAAGCACACACAAAGCAATCGGAGGAAGGACCCTCATCTCAAACTGTGACGAAAAGTTTGGGAAAAGGAAGCTTGCTTGTTGAAAAGGAAAAGGGTTTGCAAAGTTTAGATGTTCTTGTGAAATGTAGgacaaagaaaagaaaattaaaggcAAAACAAGTAAATGCCGACTCTGATACTGACATTTCTGAAGATGAGCAAGATAAGAAGTCTAATAGAACTAGGAGAAAAATGTCTAAACCTGCTTCtcagaaaagagggaaaacaaaGAAATTTGGTTTGAATAGTATTGAGGAACTGGATATCCAGCCTTTGAGTGAGGGTGATGATTTTGAACTGACAGTGGATGATCTAATGACCATTGCTGAAGAG TATGTTAGAGCCAACAAGGATACGGAGCAAGAGCAAGAAGGAAAGGGAAAATCTGATTCGAGAAGTAGACCATCAACAACAGTATCTTCTAGTAAAGAGTCAAAAGATTGTAAGAGAAGCTCAGCCACTAATGATAATATTAGTTCTTTCATTCAAACATCAACTACCAATGATTTTAGTGCTTCTTGCAAAGCAAACGACAGTTCATCTGCGACAGAAGAAATTGGCATTAAAGCTGGAGGAACAGGGGATCCTGCTCATGACATGCTGAATCTGTTTTTAGGTCCTTTGTTGAGAAACCTGTAG
- the LOC133824082 gene encoding gibberellin 2-beta-dioxygenase 8-like, giving the protein MIYSSPPLLDHYGALLRHSSTAFQKTQECHFNNGVVMEECQLPLIDLSGLKSHDMWEQAECARAISKASSEWGFFQVVNHGISPELVKRMREHQMKLFEAPFEHKATSRLLNNSYRWGTPTATRPNQFSWSEAFHIPLTKISDESCYGEFSSLREVTEEFAAAMSNLAKLLAGILVENLGHRRQVLEDICDESTCFLRLNHYPACPVSSEIFGLVPHTDSGFLTILCQDQVGGLQLMKDFKWVSVKPNQEALIVNVGDLFQAWSNDVYKSVEHRVMANKMDRYSVAYFLCPSYDSLIGSSREPSIYRDFTFREYRMQVQEDVKKIGHKVGLSRFLLPDQNMHTRVIQRQFG; this is encoded by the exons ATGATATACTCCAGCCCACCTCTACTTGACCACTATGGAGCTCTTTTGAGACACTCATCAACAGCCTTCCAAAAAACTCAAGAGTGCCACTTCAATAATGGAGTGGTCATGGAAGAATGCCAACTGCCATTGATAGACCTCAGTGGCTTAAAAAGTCATGACATGTGGGAGCAGGCAGAATGTGCTAGAGCTATTTCAAAAGCTTCATCAGAATGGGGTTTTTTCCAAGTAGTGAACCATGGGATAAGCCCTGAGCTAGTCAAGAGGATGAGGGAACATCAAATGAAACTTTTTGAAGCACCCTTTGAGCACAAAGCTACTTCTAGGCTTTTGAATAATTCATACAGGTGGGGGACACCAACTGCTACTCGTCCTAACCAGTTTTCTTGGTCTGAAGCTTTTCATATTCCTCTCACTAAAATTTCAGATGAATCTTGCTATGGAGAGTTTAGCTCCTTAAG GGAAGTGACAGAAGAATTTGCAGCAGCCATGTCAAATCTAGCAAAGCTACTGGCAGGAATTCTGGTGGAGAACTTGGGCCACCGCAGACAAGTTTTGGAAGACATTTGTGATGAAAGCACATGCTTTCTTCGCTTGAATCACTACCCAGCTTGCCCAGTTTCTTCAGAGATTTTTGGTCTGGTGCCACACACTGACAGTGGGTTTCTCACAATTCTTTGTCAAGATCAAGTTGGTGGACTTCAGCTCATGAAAGATTTCAAATGGGTATCTGTAAAACCAAACCAAGAAGCTCTTATTGTCAATGTTGGAGATCTCTTTCAG GCATGGAGCAATGATGTGTACAAAAGTGTGGAGCACAGGGTGATGGCTAACAAGATGGACAGATACTCAGTAGCTTATTTCCTCTGCCCTTCTTATGATTCTTTGATTGGGAGCAGCAGAGAACCCTCAATCTACAGAGACTTCACTTTTCGAGAGTACAGAATGCAAGTCCAAGAAGATGTTAAGAAGATTGGACACAAAGTAGGCCTTTCAAGATTTCTTCTTCCAGATCAAAATATGCATACTAGAGTAATTCAAAGACAATTTGGATAG